Sequence from the Acidimicrobiales bacterium genome:
TCGTGCGGCCGCTCGGCGAGCCCCGTGGCGGTGAGGTTGGCGACGATCGCCTCGGCGTGGCGACGCTCGCGCTCGACGAAGGTGGCGCGCGCCGCGCCGCGCGAGAGCGCCTCGATGCCGAGCGCGCCCGTCCCGGCGAAGAGATCGACGACCTCCGCGCCGTCGACGACCCCGAGACTGCCGAGGACGTCGAAGATCGCCTCCCGCACGCGGTCCGCCGTCGGCCGCAGCGTCGCGCTCTTCGGCGCCGTGAGCGGCCGCCCGCGCGCCGTCCCCCCGATGACCCGCACTCAGCTCCGCTCGAGGTACTCGGCCGCGCCCTCGCCGATGAACAGCTCGAGCTCCTCGGCGAGCAGCGGGTGCGAGGCGAGCGCGGGGTCGGCGTCGATCACCTCCGTCGCCACCTGCCTCGCCGTCGTGATGAGCGCCCGGTCGCGGCGCAGCGAGGCGAGGCGCAGGTCGCTCCGCCCCTTCTGGCGGGCGCCGAGCACCGTCCCCTCGCCGCGCAGCTCGAGGTCGACCTCGGCGAGCTCGAAGCCGTCGGCGAGGCGCGCGAGGGCGTCGAGGCGACGGGCGGCCTCCTCGTTCACCTCGCTCGCGAGCAGGTAGCAGACCGAGGCGTGCGCGCCGCGCCCCACCCTGCCGCGCAGCTGGTGGAGCTGGGCGATGCCGAAGCGGTCGGCGTCCTCGATGACCATCACCGTGGCGTTGGCGACGTCGACGCCGACCTCGATCACCGTGGTGGCGACGAGCACCTGGGTGAGGCCGTCGCGGAAGGAGGCCATCACGCGGTCCTTTTCGCGCGAGGGGAGCTGGCCGTGCAGCAGGCCGACGCTGAAGCCGGCGAGCTCGCCCTCGGCGAGGCGGAGGTGCTCCTCGATCGCGGCGCGCGGCGGCGGCCGGCCGGACTGCTCCTCGGCGCGGAAGAGCTGGCCCTCGCCCTCCTCGTCCTCGTAGAGGAGGCCCTCGCCGGCCCCCTCGTCGTCGTCGACACCCTGGTGGACCCGCGAGCAGACGACGTAGGCCTGCCGCCCCGCGGCGAGCTCGGCCCGCACGCGCTCCCACACCGCGGCGACCGCCTCTCCCTCCTCCGCGACCCAGCGCGTCTGCACCGGCGTGCGCGAGGGCGGCAGCTCGTCGAGGACGCTGTAGTCGAGGTCGCCGTAGACCGTCATCGCCGCGGTGCGCGGGATCGGGGTCGCGGTCATCACGAGGACGTCCGGGTCGCGCCCCTCGGCCTCGCGGGCGGAGCCCTTCTCGCGCAGGGCCGCGCGCTGGTCGACGCCGAAGCGGTGCTGCTCGTCGATGACGACGACGCCGAGGGAGGAGAAACGCACGTCCTCGGTGAGCAGCGCGTGCGTCCCGACGAGGACGTCGACCTCGCCGCGTACGAGGCGGGTGAGCAGCCGCCGCCGTTCGGCGGTCGTCGTGCGGCTCGTGAGGAGCGCCGCGACCACCGGGCGGCGCCCCCCGAGGCGGCCGGCGTCGTCGACCTCGAGGCCGGAGAGGAGGCGGCGGGCGGCGAGGTAGTGCTGCTCGGCGAGAACCTCGGTCGGCACCATCAGGGCCCCCTGGTGCCCCCCCTGCACCGCGTAGAGGAGGGCGGCGAGCGCGACCACGGTCTTGCCCGAGCCGACGTCGCCCTGCAGCAGGCGGTGCATCGGGAGCGGGCTCCCGAGGTCGGCGGCGATCTCCTCGATGACCCGCCGCTGCGCGCCGGTGAGGGCGAAGGGCAGGCCCTCGATGAACCCCGCCACGAGGCCCGGGCCCTCAGCCGGGGCGAGGAGGTGCGTGATGCCGCGCGCCGCCTCGGCGGCGGCGCGCTTGCGCAGCACGAGCGAGAGCTGCAGGCGGAGCAGCTCGTCGAAGGCGAGGCGGCGCCTCGCGGCGAAGCGCTCCTCGTCGTCGTCGGGTGCGTGGATCGCACGCAGCGCCGTCGTGCGCGAGACGAGCCGCAGGCCCTCGAGGAGCGGGCCGTCGAGGGGGTCGGCGAAGGTGCGCGCCCGCTCGAGTGCCTCGGCGACGTACTCGGTGAGCTCGGCGGAGGTGATCCCCGCCTTCTGGGACTGCCGGTAGATCGGGACGATGCGGCCGGTGCGGTCGCCGACGAGGTCGACGAGCGGGTTCACCATCTGCAGGTGGCCGTGGTACTCGTCGACGCGGCCGAAGACGACGACGTGCGCCCCCTCGCTCAGCTGGCGGGCCCGCCACGGCTGGTTGAAGAAGCTCACGGTGAGGTTGCCGGTGCCGTCGTCGACGGTGAGCTCGACGATCGCCCGCCGGTTGCGCGGCCGGCGGGTGCTCACCCGGCGGACCTCGGCCGAGACGACCGCCTCCTCGCCGACGCGCACCGCGGCGATCGCCTGGCAGTTCGTCCGGTCGGCGTAGCGCCGCGGGTAGTGCATGAGGAGGTCGAGGACGCTCTCGATGCCCATCGCGGCGAGCGCCGCTGTCTTGCGGGGGCCGACGCCACGCAGCTCACCCACCTCGATCTGCGCGAGCTGCTTCAGCCTGCGGCCGCCCGTCGCCGGGGGGGCCGGCGTCGCCTGGCTCACTCCACCGAGATGAGCAGCGGGTAGAGCGGTTGCCCGCCCTCCAGGTGCTCGACGGCGAGGTCGGGATACTTGGCCTTGAGGACGCGCTCGATCTCGTCGAGCTCCTCCTCGGGCGCCTCGTCGCCGGCGATGAGCGTGACGATCTCGCAACCCGGAGAGACGAGGATCTCAAGGAGCGAGAGGGCGGCGTCGGCGAGACGGCCGCCGACGGCCTCGATCCCCTGGCGGGAGAGGCCGATCCAGTCACCCGCGTTCACCGGTCCGACGGCCGTGCGCGCGGCGCGCACCGCGCGGGTCACCTCCCCGGCCATCACCTGGGTGGTGGCCTCGAGCATGAGGCGCGCGTTGTCCTCCCCCGAGGCGGCGGGGTCGTAGGCCAAGAGCGCGGCGAAGCCCTCCTGGATCCCCTTGGTCGGCACCACGAAGACCGGCTTGCTCGCGATCAGGCAGACCTGCTCCGCGACGGGGAAGATGTTCGAGTTGTTCGGGAGCACCACGACCTGGGCTCCCGGCGCGGCCTCGGCCGCGGCGAGGATCTCCGCTGTCGAGGGGTTCATCGACTGCCCGCCGGCGACGAGGCGGTCGACGCCGAGCGAGGAGAAGATGCGCTGCACGCCGGGGCCGGTCGCGACGGCGACCACCGAGGTGAGCGGCCGCCCGCTCCCGACGGCGCCGGCCGACGGCACGGCGCGCACCCACGCCTCCTCCTCGACCTGGTGCTGCAGGTCCGTGACGCGGATCTCGCGGGGGCGCCCCGCCTCGATCCCCGCCTCGATCGCCGCCCCGATGTCGTCGGTGTGGATGTGGCAGTTCCACAGCCCGTCGCCGCCGACGACGACGATCGAATCGCCGATCGCGGCCCAGCGCTCCTTGAACGGTGCCATCCGCTCGTCGTCGGAGTCGAGGAGGTACATCACCTCATAGGTGAGCCCCGCGAGGGCGCCCTGCGGCGCCGCCTCCTGTTCGTGCGGCGCGCCGGCGAGCAGCGCGAGCACCGTCGCGGGGAGGTCGAGCTCCGCGGGGGCCGCCACGCCGGCCGCGACCTCGAGGAGCGCGTCGAAGAGCAGCAGCAGCCCGGCGCCCCCGGCGTCGACGACCCCGGCCTCGGCGAGCACGCTGAGCTGGGTCGGTGTCGCCCAGAGGGCGTCGCGCGCGGCGACGCGCACCTCGGCGAGCAGCACCGCGACGTCGTCCTCCTCGGACTTCTCCGCCGCCGCGGCGGCGGCGTCGCAGACGCTCAGGATCGTGCCCTCGACCGGACGGAGCACCGCGGCGCGGGCGGCCGCGGCGGCACAGGTGAGCGCCGAGCGCAGCTCGTCGGCACCGAGCGCCCGGGCCTGTGCGGCGGAGGAGGCGAGGCCCCGGAGGATCTGACAGAGGATCACCCCCGAGTTCCCCCGCGCGCCCATCAGCGAGCCCTTCGAGATCGCGGCGCCGACGGCGGCCGGGTCGGCGAGGCCGGCCTCGTCGAGGCGGCCGATCTCCTCGAGCACCGAGTCGAGGGTGAGCGTCATGTTCGTCCCGGTGTCGCCGTCGGGCACGGGGAAGACGTTCAGCCGGTTGATCTCGTGCTGGTGGCGCCGGAGGGCGTCCCGGAAGGCCGTCATCACGGTGGCGAGCGCAGTCGCCGCGAGCGGCTCAGCCGGCATAGCCAACGGCGAGGCCGTGCCACCGGACGACAAGTGCGCGATCGGCCCCCACGGCGGGGGATGGTAATGTCACTGGCCGTTCCCCGGGCCCGTTCGCGTCAGGCGCGGCGCCCGTCCCCCGTTCTGTAGAGGTGGGTCGTCGTCGTGGCAGCCGTTTGTGAGATCTGCGGGAAGCACCCGAGCTTCGGGATGAACGTCTCCCACTCCCACCGTCGGACCAAGCGCCGCTGGAACCCCAACATCCAGCGCGTGCGGGCGCTCGTGAACGGCACCTCCCGACGGATCGACGTCTGCACCTCCTGCATCCGCGCCGGCAAGGTCACCAAGCCGCCGCTGCGCCGCTTCGTCCTCGCCGCGAAGGGCTGAGCGGCCTCACTCCCCTTCGGGGCGCCCGCCCGAGAGGCGGTGCAGATAGCCGAGCAACGGGAGCGGGGCGCCGCGCAGCGTCCGCCGGTCACGGTCCCCTACGAGCACCCCGATCTCGATCGGCGTCGCCAGCCCGCGCGCTGCGAACAGCCCGGCGGCCTCGCGGCCGGGCGGCAGGCTGAAGAGCAGCTCGTAGTCCTCGCCGCCCCCGAGCGCCTCCTCCTCGCTGGCCCCGGCCGCGACCGGCACGGTGATGAGCTCGACCCCGACGCCGCTCGCCCGCGCGAGGCGGTCGAGATCGAGGCTCAACCCGTCGGAGAGGTCGAGCATCGCGCTCGCCCCGAGCTCGGCGGCCGCCGTACCCTCGCCGAGGCGCGGGAGCGGCCGCCGGTGGCGGCGGACCGCCTCGTTCGACTCCCCCTCGCCTGCGCGCAGCAGTCGCAGCCCCGCGGCCGAGCTGCCGAGCGGCCCGGTTACGAAGAGCCGGTCGCCGGGGCGCCCGCCGCTGCGCAGCACCGGTGGACGGCCGTCGGTCGTGCCGAGCACGGCGACCGTGACGACCATCTCCTCGGCGTCGGAGAGGTCCCCACCGACGACGGCGCAGCCGTAGCGCTCGGCGGCGCCGGTCACCCCGCGGTAGATGCCGTCGAGGTCCGCTGCCGCGGCGCCGCAAAGGGCGACGACCGCCGCGAGCGGGCGGCCGCCCATCGCCGCGAGGTCCGAGAGGTTGCAGGCGAGCGCCTTCCACCCGATGTCCTCGAGCGAGGAGAGGGCGCGCGTGAAGTGCACGCCCTCGACGAGCGCGTCGGTGGAGAAGAGCAGGTGGCCGGGCGGGTTCTCGACCACCGCGGCGTCGTCGCCCGCCCACACCTCCCCCGCCGGTGGCGGGCCGAGCAGCGTCGCGAGGCGCTCGAGCACGGTGCGCTCGTCGCCGCTCGTGGGGACCCCGGACACGCGCGGACGCTACCAACGACGCCGTCGGGCGTGCCCGGCGCAGTTGTCGCGCGTTAGCGTGTCTGATGCTCCTCCCCGTGGTATCGGGCGGATGAATTATCGAAGCTGGCAGATGACACGCGTGTGTCGGGCGGGCTGCCCCG
This genomic interval carries:
- a CDS encoding RsmD family RNA methyltransferase is translated as MRVIGGTARGRPLTAPKSATLRPTADRVREAIFDVLGSLGVVDGAEVVDLFAGTGALGIEALSRGAARATFVERERRHAEAIVANLTATGLAERPHEVVTREVLGYLAHSRPACSLCFADPPYGFADWAALLDVLPGELVVLESSAPIELGPAHELHRVYRYGTTLVTVARRTAHGASGGGVLG
- the rpmB gene encoding 50S ribosomal protein L28 — translated: MAAVCEICGKHPSFGMNVSHSHRRTKRRWNPNIQRVRALVNGTSRRIDVCTSCIRAGKVTKPPLRRFVLAAKG
- the thiL gene encoding thiamine-phosphate kinase, which encodes MSGVPTSGDERTVLERLATLLGPPPAGEVWAGDDAAVVENPPGHLLFSTDALVEGVHFTRALSSLEDIGWKALACNLSDLAAMGGRPLAAVVALCGAAAADLDGIYRGVTGAAERYGCAVVGGDLSDAEEMVVTVAVLGTTDGRPPVLRSGGRPGDRLFVTGPLGSSAAGLRLLRAGEGESNEAVRRHRRPLPRLGEGTAAAELGASAMLDLSDGLSLDLDRLARASGVGVELITVPVAAGASEEEALGGGEDYELLFSLPPGREAAGLFAARGLATPIEIGVLVGDRDRRTLRGAPLPLLGYLHRLSGGRPEGE
- a CDS encoding DAK2 domain-containing protein, with protein sequence MPAEPLAATALATVMTAFRDALRRHQHEINRLNVFPVPDGDTGTNMTLTLDSVLEEIGRLDEAGLADPAAVGAAISKGSLMGARGNSGVILCQILRGLASSAAQARALGADELRSALTCAAAAARAAVLRPVEGTILSVCDAAAAAAEKSEEDDVAVLLAEVRVAARDALWATPTQLSVLAEAGVVDAGGAGLLLLFDALLEVAAGVAAPAELDLPATVLALLAGAPHEQEAAPQGALAGLTYEVMYLLDSDDERMAPFKERWAAIGDSIVVVGGDGLWNCHIHTDDIGAAIEAGIEAGRPREIRVTDLQHQVEEEAWVRAVPSAGAVGSGRPLTSVVAVATGPGVQRIFSSLGVDRLVAGGQSMNPSTAEILAAAEAAPGAQVVVLPNNSNIFPVAEQVCLIASKPVFVVPTKGIQEGFAALLAYDPAASGEDNARLMLEATTQVMAGEVTRAVRAARTAVGPVNAGDWIGLSRQGIEAVGGRLADAALSLLEILVSPGCEIVTLIAGDEAPEEELDEIERVLKAKYPDLAVEHLEGGQPLYPLLISVE
- the recG gene encoding ATP-dependent DNA helicase RecG — protein: MSQATPAPPATGGRRLKQLAQIEVGELRGVGPRKTAALAAMGIESVLDLLMHYPRRYADRTNCQAIAAVRVGEEAVVSAEVRRVSTRRPRNRRAIVELTVDDGTGNLTVSFFNQPWRARQLSEGAHVVVFGRVDEYHGHLQMVNPLVDLVGDRTGRIVPIYRQSQKAGITSAELTEYVAEALERARTFADPLDGPLLEGLRLVSRTTALRAIHAPDDDEERFAARRRLAFDELLRLQLSLVLRKRAAAEAARGITHLLAPAEGPGLVAGFIEGLPFALTGAQRRVIEEIAADLGSPLPMHRLLQGDVGSGKTVVALAALLYAVQGGHQGALMVPTEVLAEQHYLAARRLLSGLEVDDAGRLGGRRPVVAALLTSRTTTAERRRLLTRLVRGEVDVLVGTHALLTEDVRFSSLGVVVIDEQHRFGVDQRAALREKGSAREAEGRDPDVLVMTATPIPRTAAMTVYGDLDYSVLDELPPSRTPVQTRWVAEEGEAVAAVWERVRAELAAGRQAYVVCSRVHQGVDDDEGAGEGLLYEDEEGEGQLFRAEEQSGRPPPRAAIEEHLRLAEGELAGFSVGLLHGQLPSREKDRVMASFRDGLTQVLVATTVIEVGVDVANATVMVIEDADRFGIAQLHQLRGRVGRGAHASVCYLLASEVNEEAARRLDALARLADGFELAEVDLELRGEGTVLGARQKGRSDLRLASLRRDRALITTARQVATEVIDADPALASHPLLAEELELFIGEGAAEYLERS